A window of the Candidatus Paraluminiphilus aquimaris genome harbors these coding sequences:
- the cysC gene encoding adenylyl-sulfate kinase — protein sequence MAEQKATNIHWHEGEVTRDERAGLLGHRGATLWFTGLSGSGKSTVAVALEGVLHDRGVLCYRLDGDNVRFGINKNLGFSEEDRAENIRRVGEISKLFVDSGVLVLSSFISPYVRDRELVRQVHEDAGMAFIEVFVDCSLDAAELRDPKGLYKKARAGEIKNFTGIDDPYEAPQNPEIHLRTDEQSLEQEVAEIIEQLQARGLIPQ from the coding sequence ATGGCAGAGCAAAAAGCAACGAATATCCACTGGCACGAGGGAGAGGTGACTCGGGATGAGCGTGCTGGCCTTCTTGGACATCGGGGGGCAACGCTTTGGTTCACTGGCTTGTCCGGTTCCGGGAAAAGCACTGTGGCGGTGGCCCTTGAGGGCGTGCTTCATGATCGGGGGGTGCTTTGTTACCGACTAGATGGGGACAATGTCCGCTTCGGGATTAATAAGAATCTTGGCTTTAGCGAGGAAGATCGTGCAGAAAATATTCGGCGTGTTGGCGAGATTTCTAAGCTGTTTGTCGACTCGGGCGTGTTGGTCTTGTCGAGTTTTATCTCGCCGTATGTGCGCGATCGTGAGCTGGTTCGACAAGTTCATGAGGACGCGGGTATGGCCTTTATTGAAGTATTCGTCGACTGCAGTTTGGATGCTGCAGAGTTGCGCGACCCGAAGGGGTTATACAAAAAAGCACGAGCGGGCGAAATCAAAAACTTCACGGGCATCGACGATCCTTACGAGGCGCCACAAAATCCAGAAATTCACCTGAGAACGGATGAGCAAAGCCTGGAACAAGAGGTCGCTGAAATTATTGAGCAGCTTCAAGCGCGCGGTTTAATTCCCCAGTAG
- a CDS encoding LysR substrate-binding domain-containing protein: protein MQYTLKQLSVFTTVATLESTTAAARELSLSQSAVSSAIQQLESQIGQKLFDRIGRQLKLNRVGASLSPAVTELLAHAERLNLQLKGETIAGTVCIGASYTIANHIIVDTMVDFQREHANVDIEINSDNSPGIIDAVIEGNVDFGLIESSVDDPRVLVEPWLEDELVVFASPDHPLVRQGRASVRELERAAWVLRELGSGARTVFNDTFRGALANLQIAMEFRHNEPIKRAVAKGVGVGCLSARVLERELVDGTLVALKTPKERKMPRRLAMIRRRDSVLSAPAQAFWQQCLAMR, encoded by the coding sequence ATGCAGTACACACTCAAACAGCTAAGCGTATTTACAACCGTCGCAACGCTCGAATCGACCACCGCTGCCGCGAGAGAATTGTCGCTATCACAGTCCGCTGTGAGCTCCGCGATACAACAGCTTGAATCACAGATTGGACAGAAATTATTCGATCGAATCGGCCGACAGCTAAAACTAAATCGGGTCGGTGCGTCGCTGTCACCCGCTGTCACCGAATTACTCGCCCATGCAGAGCGCCTTAATCTGCAGTTAAAGGGCGAGACGATAGCGGGCACAGTATGTATTGGTGCGAGTTACACCATCGCCAACCACATCATCGTGGATACCATGGTGGACTTCCAAAGAGAGCATGCGAATGTCGATATTGAAATAAATAGTGATAATTCTCCCGGCATTATCGACGCCGTCATCGAGGGGAATGTTGACTTTGGTCTAATAGAATCGTCTGTTGATGACCCACGCGTTTTAGTCGAACCCTGGTTGGAAGACGAACTCGTGGTGTTCGCGAGCCCCGATCACCCACTTGTTCGTCAAGGCCGCGCCTCGGTACGGGAGTTAGAGCGCGCCGCCTGGGTTTTGAGAGAACTGGGGTCCGGTGCGAGAACCGTATTTAATGACACGTTCCGAGGGGCACTGGCCAATCTTCAAATCGCCATGGAGTTCCGTCATAACGAGCCGATTAAACGGGCTGTTGCCAAGGGTGTGGGAGTTGGCTGCCTCTCCGCTCGTGTCCTGGAGCGTGAATTAGTCGACGGCACACTCGTTGCGCTCAAAACCCCTAAGGAACGAAAAATGCCTCGACGCCTAGCCATGATACGGCGACGCGATAGCGTGCTCTCTGCCCCTGCGCAAGCGTTCTGGCAACAATGCCTAGCTATGCGGTAG
- a CDS encoding flavin reductase family protein: protein MDTRELRNTLGQFATGVCVLTTESSKGPIGMTVNSFAAVSLEPALVLWSIQNNSDCFEEFTQCERYGISVLQQSQEVISNRYARSMDHQVESSDLTHDANGTPLIKDALATFSCRAQAIHEGGDHHIIVGEVEAFTTVDGEPLLFFGGGYTRLS from the coding sequence TTGGATACACGAGAGCTTAGAAACACCTTAGGGCAGTTCGCTACGGGTGTCTGCGTATTAACGACCGAGTCGAGTAAGGGGCCAATTGGTATGACGGTGAACTCGTTCGCCGCGGTCTCACTCGAACCCGCTTTGGTCTTGTGGAGTATTCAAAATAACTCGGACTGTTTTGAGGAATTTACTCAGTGTGAACGTTACGGTATTTCCGTGCTGCAGCAGTCGCAGGAAGTCATATCAAACCGATATGCCCGCTCAATGGATCATCAAGTCGAATCTTCAGATTTGACTCACGATGCAAACGGCACGCCGCTGATAAAAGACGCGCTCGCAACGTTCTCCTGTCGCGCGCAGGCCATCCACGAAGGGGGTGATCATCATATTATTGTCGGTGAGGTTGAGGCGTTTACGACAGTGGACGGTGAGCCGCTGTTATTCTTTGGCGGGGGCTATACACGCCTGTCTTAA
- the sat gene encoding sulfate adenylyltransferase, with product MSLIKPHGAEALKPRIVTGERLDALTQEATDLKAITISSAAAANAVMLAAGYFTPLSGYMDRADALGVARDLRTTRGLFWPVPVLNMVPEFQGEVGDRVALRDPNVDGNPVLAVMEITGIETLSDDDMSLMTREIFGTEDPAHPGVATFNSQGRVLLSGPVEVLNYSYFQADFPETFRTAMEIRDEITQRGWQRVVAFQTRNPMHRAHEELCRMAMDDLDADGILVHMLLGKLKAGDIPAEVRDNAIRTMVEHYFPANTVMVTGYGFDMLYAGPREAVLHALFRQNAGCTELIVGRDHAGVGDYYGGFDAQTIFDDRVPQDALAIRIYRADHTAYSKKLDRVVMMKDAPDHDKADFILLSGTKVREMLGQGIAPPPEFSRPEVAQILMDYYQSLDA from the coding sequence ATGAGCTTAATTAAACCTCATGGTGCTGAGGCACTGAAACCCAGAATCGTGACAGGCGAGCGCTTGGACGCGCTGACACAAGAGGCGACAGATTTGAAGGCGATAACCATCTCGTCTGCCGCTGCTGCGAACGCCGTGATGCTCGCTGCAGGGTATTTCACACCCTTATCCGGGTACATGGATCGAGCTGACGCCCTGGGCGTCGCCCGCGATCTGCGCACGACCAGGGGGCTGTTTTGGCCTGTTCCTGTCTTAAATATGGTACCGGAGTTTCAGGGGGAAGTTGGGGATCGAGTCGCGTTGAGAGACCCTAATGTGGATGGCAACCCTGTGCTTGCTGTGATGGAAATTACGGGCATCGAAACGTTATCTGACGATGATATGTCGCTTATGACGCGCGAAATTTTTGGCACTGAGGATCCCGCGCATCCAGGTGTGGCAACGTTTAACAGTCAGGGGCGAGTGCTCTTGTCGGGACCTGTCGAGGTGTTGAATTACTCTTATTTTCAGGCCGATTTTCCCGAGACGTTTAGAACGGCCATGGAAATTCGAGATGAGATTACGCAACGGGGTTGGCAACGCGTGGTTGCCTTCCAAACGCGTAACCCGATGCACCGAGCCCACGAAGAGTTGTGCAGGATGGCAATGGATGACCTGGATGCCGACGGTATTTTGGTCCATATGTTGTTGGGTAAACTTAAAGCTGGCGATATCCCCGCAGAGGTGCGTGATAACGCTATCCGAACCATGGTCGAGCACTACTTTCCTGCGAATACAGTGATGGTCACAGGATACGGATTTGACATGTTGTATGCGGGGCCGCGGGAAGCAGTGTTGCATGCATTATTCAGGCAGAACGCCGGTTGTACGGAGCTCATTGTCGGCCGCGATCACGCCGGTGTTGGCGATTATTATGGTGGCTTTGATGCTCAAACCATATTCGATGATCGTGTGCCTCAAGACGCTTTGGCGATTCGTATCTACCGAGCAGATCACACGGCGTATAGCAAAAAATTGGATCGTGTGGTCATGATGAAAGATGCACCCGATCACGACAAAGCGGATTTTATTTTACTGTCTGGGACCAAGGTGCGTGAAATGCTGGGGCAGGGTATTGCGCCTCCACCCGAATTCTCGCGTCCCGAGGTGGCACAAATTCTGATGGATTATTATCAGTCCTTAGACGCTTGA
- a CDS encoding NADPH-dependent FMN reductase: MRIGIIVGSHRKDSQSAKIGRFLQAQIESIGDHSCWTCDLGKHPLPLWDEEIGTDATHWAPLGELNAQLHSSEAIIVISPEWHGMVPAAVKNFFLVCDGTALSHKPALAVGVSVGPGGSYPITELRVSSYKNNRMCYLPEHLIVRNCMVVMNDDTAANDTDEHSYISERSLYCLRQLIAYGDALIQVRASGATDLEAYPNGM; this comes from the coding sequence ATGCGCATAGGCATCATAGTGGGTAGTCATCGTAAAGATTCGCAAAGCGCGAAGATTGGTCGCTTTTTGCAGGCGCAGATCGAATCGATTGGCGATCACAGCTGTTGGACCTGTGATTTAGGAAAGCACCCTTTGCCGCTGTGGGATGAGGAGATCGGCACCGACGCCACCCACTGGGCGCCGCTTGGTGAGCTCAATGCGCAGCTGCACAGCTCTGAAGCGATCATCGTCATTTCACCCGAGTGGCACGGAATGGTGCCCGCTGCAGTCAAAAACTTCTTTTTGGTCTGTGATGGCACTGCTTTATCGCATAAACCAGCGCTGGCGGTCGGTGTGTCTGTGGGCCCTGGAGGCAGCTACCCGATCACTGAGTTACGGGTCAGTAGCTATAAGAATAATCGCATGTGCTACCTGCCTGAGCACTTGATCGTTAGGAATTGCATGGTAGTTATGAATGACGATACGGCAGCAAATGATACCGATGAACACAGCTACATATCAGAGCGGAGCTTGTACTGCCTCAGGCAGCTCATCGCCTACGGTGATGCGTTGATTCAGGTCCGAGCATCGGGTGCTACAGACTTAGAGGCCTACCCGAACGGCATGTGA